From the genome of Saccopteryx bilineata isolate mSacBil1 chromosome 6, mSacBil1_pri_phased_curated, whole genome shotgun sequence, one region includes:
- the ENPP7 gene encoding ectonucleotide pyrophosphatase/phosphodiesterase family member 7 → MRRIAVLLTLSLAALLAPAAGVPVHQQGSRNKLLLVSFDGFRWDYDKDVDTPNLDAMAVEGVKARYMTPAFVTMTSPCHFTLVTGKYIENHGVVHNMYYNTTNKVKLPYHATLGIQRWWDNGSVPIWITAQRQGLKTGSFFYPGGNVTYQGTAVTLSQKEGPLHNYKDEEEWRANIDTVMRWFTEEGLDLVTLYFGEPDSTGHKFGPESQERKDMVMQVDRTVGYLRDSIRHSSLESSLNLIITSDHGMTTVHKKASDLVEFHKFPNFTFKDIEFELLDYGPNGMLLPKEGKLEKVYEVLKDAHPKLHVYKKESFPKSFHYANNPRITPLLMYSEPGYVIHGRLSVQFNNGEHGFDNEVMDMKTIFRAVGPDFRKGLEVEPFESVHVYELLCKLLDIVPEANDGHLSTLLPMLTCEADSGGLSSPSTTAYSGSALLPGGHPFLIMGLLVAAILLAKVK, encoded by the exons ATGAGACGCATAGCTGTCCTCCTCACCCTGTCTCTGGCTGCCCTCCTGGCCCCAGCAGCAGGGGTGCCCGTGCATCAGCAGGGCTCCAGGAACAAGCTGCTCCTGGTGTCCTTCGACGGCTTCCGCTGGGACTATGATAAGGATGTGGACACCCCTAACCTGGATGCCATGGCAGTTGAAGGCGTGAAAGCTCGCTACATGACCCCTGCCTTTGTCACCATGACCAGCCCCTGCCACTTCACCCTGGTCACTG GCAAGTACATTGAAAACCACGGTGTGGTCCACAACATGTACTACAACACCACCAACAAGGTGAAGCTGCCCTACCATGCCACGCTGGGCATCCAGAGGTGGTGGGACAATGGTAGCGTGCCCATCTGGATTACGGCCCAGCGTCAG GGCTTAAAGACAGGCTCCTTCTTCTACCCTGGCGGGAATGTCACCTACCAAGGCACCGCTGTGACACTAAGCCAGAAGGAAGGCCCTCTGCACAACTACAAAGACGAGGAGGAGTGGAGAGCCAACATCGACACTGTGATGAGGTGGTTCACAGAGGAGGGCCTGGACCTGGTCACACTCTACTTCGGGGAACCAGACTCCACGGGCCACAAGTTCGGCCCTGAGTCACAGGAGAGGAAAGACATGGTGATGCAGGTGGACAGGACAGTGGGCTACCTCCGGGACAGTATCAGGCACAGTAGCCTTGAGAGCAGCCTCAACCTGATCATCACGTCCGACCACGGAATGACCACCGTCCACAAAAAAGCCAGCGACCTGGTGGAGTTCCACAAGTTCCCCAACTTCACCTTCAAGGACATTGAGTTTGAGCTCCTAGACTACGGACCAAATGGGATGCTGCTCCCCAAGGAGGGGAAGCTGGAGAAGGTGTATGAGGTCCTCAAGGATGCTCACCCCAAACTCCATGTCTACAAGAAGGAGTCCTTTCCCAAGTCCTTCCACTACGCTAATAACCCCAGGATCACCCCCCTGCTCATGTACAGTGAACCTGGCTATGTAATCCATGGT AGACTGAGTGTGCAGTTCAACAATGGGGAGCATGGCTTTGACAACGAGGTCATGGACATGAAGACTATCTTCCGAGCTGTGGGCCCCGACTTCAGGAAGGGTCTGGAGGTGGAGCCCTTCGAGAGCGTCCATGTGTATGAGCTACTGTGCAAACTGCTAGACATCGTGCCCGAGGCCAACGATGGTCACCTCAGCACCCTGCTGCCCATGCTCACATGCGAGGCCGACAGCGGGGGCCTCAGCTCCCCATCGACCACAGCCTACTCAG GGTCTGCCCTCCTGCCTGGCGGTCATCCTTTCTTGATAATGGGGCTGCTGGTGGCTGCAATTCTTCTGGCCAAGGTCAAATAA